The Penicillium psychrofluorescens genome assembly, chromosome: 2 nucleotide sequence TCAATATCACGCCCCAAGAGTGATATCGCCTGGAACTACTTGAGATTTTTTGACAACATCAGACCGTACATCTGGATGAAGCCCCTCGGTGTTTCACTCTACGAGTGTGTTTACCTGGCCGGCCATCCAGCGTTGACTACTTCCAACTCCAACGAGCCCCCGGGTTCTTTTCATTCAAGGGATATTTTCACCCCACACCCAACAATTCCACACCGATGGAAGTATATGTCGAGGTTGGATGATCGCATCACCCTCGTCAATGGCGAGAAGGTCCTGCCACTTCCGATAGAAGGCCACATAAAACAGCACTCTCTAGTCTGTGACGCAGTTGTTGTTGGAGTCGGGAAGGCAACCCCAGGGCTCTTGATCCTGCGAGCTGATCAATCTACACACCTATCGGAAAGCGAATATCTTGACGCAATCTGGTCtgtcgtcgaagaagccaacgCCCGGTCAGAGAAATTCTCACAGATCTCTCGTGATATGATTGTCACTCTGCCCTCCACATCCGAGTTTCCTCGAACGGACAAGGGATCTATGATCCGTGCCCAGGTATACTTTCAATACAATGATCTCATCAACGACATGTACATGAAAATCGAACAAGCAGCAGATGGGGGCCTGACACTCGACCTTACTGGAACACAGTCCTTCCTGATGGAACTCTGCTGCAAGGACCTTGGAATTCACCTTGCGGGCGTAGATTCCAATTTCTTCTTGGAGGGAGTGGACAGTTTGAAGGCTATCCACCTTCGACGCTTGATTCTTCGCCATTTCAATATTGCGTCGGCTAAAAGCCTGGGACAGAATGTGGTTTTCGAGGCTGGAAGCGTGTCAGGGTTGGCAACATATATCTGCACTCTGCAGAATGGGGGGCGCGTCACTTCCGAGAAAACCACAACGATGATGGCTGGACTGATCAGCAAATACTCTGCCTTTCGAAAGCATTTGCCACGTCGAGCGATCTCTTCAAGCGGAAAGACCGTGGTAGGATTCTATGAGCTAGATGCTTCTGATGATCTACACTAACATCTCCCAGGTTTTGACGGGAGCCACTGGCTCTATTGGTGCACACACGCTGTTCGAACTTCTTAATGACGACTCTGTTTTGAAAATCTTCTGTCTCACTCGGCGTTCACTGCCACAAGAAGCTGTCTTGCAGGCTTTAGCGGAGAAGGATCTGGAGGCGTTGCCTggacagaaacagaaaattACGGCTTTGACTTGCTCCCTTGACCAGCCAAATCTTGGGCTTGATGAGCACATAATGAGCCGCATGCAAGATTCTGTGTCCCAGATTATCCACACAGCTTGGCCGGTAAACTTCAATCTTCCACTTACTCAGTTCGAGCCACATATCCGCGGGATCTACAACCTGATCCAATTTTCTCTGTCTGTTCGGCGACCCGAGCCCGCCGTTCTGATTTTCTGCTCGTCAATCTCCGCAGCTCTTGGGTCCTCCTCTGCTGAGATCCAAGAGGCACCAATGGAAGATCTTGGAAGTGCCCTCGATATGGGCTATGGACGGTCCAAGCTCGTAGGAGAGCAGATCACCAGCATTGCACGGCAATCCGGAGCGAGGGCTTTTTCCCTCCGAATTGGCCAAGTATCCGGTCATTCGAAAAAAGGCCTATGGAACGACAACGAAGCACTCCCACTCATGATTCGGTCAGCATTGACGGTCCAGGCTCTCCCAGCCTTAGGGCAGACCTGCTCATGGCTCCCAGTGGATATGCTGGCCTCGACTATTGTTGAGCTAGCTAATGCTTGCGCTGCTCCGAATCGCAATTATGGGACAAATATGGCGTCGAACTCGACAACCGTCGTTGCGTACGTTGATGATTCGATCTATAACGTGTCCAACCCGCGCGAATTTTCCTGGGCGTCATTGCTCTCATCGCTTAAGCGCGCCGGATTCCAGTTCGATACGGTGTCCTTTGAGCAATGGCTAAAGATGCTTCGCGAGAGCGAGGCaagaggagaggagagcaTCAACCCTGCTGTCAAGTTGATCAGTCACTATGAGGCCATGCATGGGGAGAATGGATCACAACGGCTGTGTCCTAAGAGATTTGTCACTGATAAAGCCGAGCGGGACAGTTTTACTTTACGAAATGCTCCATTACGAATTATTGAGGACGGTATTTTGAATTGTTACGCCCGATATTGGCTGGCGCGATGGGTTGTTCGAGGACAACGAGCATAGCCTTAAAGCTGGCAAGGTGTGGCATTTCTGTGAATAGATCAATAGACGTCGCTCCCCTCCATGGTGGATTGAAGGCTTTCTTTATTCATCAACTACCTAATGTTAACAATTTGAAACACAACCAGCCTGGAGTACAGGGTTTTCTCGCCGACACAGAATACAATCAGCCGAAATACACACACGTCTATGAACAACAGTCAAGGAAAGGCCTATTATACAACAGAATTCCATAACTGGGCCCAAAGACCAAGGCTTACAtggagaaaaaagagacatCAGACCAAAAGGACGAGAACAAAAGCAATGACAGCTCCAAGGACATTGCTAGCCGTCTTGTGAGCAGCACCGGTAAACATAGCGCTGACGCCAGTGGGAGAAGAACTGGGACCATGTGTGGAAGCGTGAGGGTGAGGGATCAGAGGCACCGAAGTGCGcgaaggcattgaagatggTAGGAGCCCGGGGGCACGATTTGCGGGAGGTAAATTCTCAATCTCTGTCGGCTTGCGTGTAGTAACAGAATCGACTGAGTCTTTTGCAGGCGCAGAATGATCGTTGGGTGCAGCGTTCGAGGTCGctctccctccaccaacgCCGTGGGCTTGAGTAGCAACAGGTGCAGGAATGCTTTGGGTACCGTAGCTGGCGGTGTTTTGTGGCTCAACGACGACCTCGACACGAGTGGCCGTGGTCTCAGAGCCCGCTGGCTTCAAGTTCTGATCATTAGTCGGACCGTTGGCAACCTCAGCCCCAGTCGCGGTGACGAAAGGGAGTGTCTTCGCGGTGCGAGCGTCGCTACAAACAGTCTTGGTCGAAGTTACAAAGTTCGTCACATACAAGGTAGCAGGTGCTTTTTTGACATCGGTAGTAGCCGGAGCCTTCTGAATGGTCTCGTGGTGCGTAGATGTTGCCGATATCGGTGCGGACACAGTTGAAGAAGTAGTAATTGCCGAGTGCACAGCCGTGGCACTCTCATGGGCAGAAGGAGTAGAATGGGTTTCTACAACAGAAGTTTCGGCAGTCGTGCGAGTCGTGGCTGGGGCAAGGGTTGTCGTGGAGTTCAAAGCCGGGCCATTGACGCCGGTCTGATAGATCTTGACAGAATTGATCTCCCAGTACGACTGCTGAAAGGCGGATGGGTTTTGAGCAACATAGTTGACGCAGCTCTGCACGGGATCCGAACTGGACATGGG carries:
- a CDS encoding uncharacterized protein (ID:PFLUO_002246-T1.cds;~source:funannotate), translating into MGNQRGSHIAQATSSSATDDLIRQFGQLHVLDDLIRLRAADMVQYPILAYPCSSTDAATATYEYYTGRDMDNMIDQAVTCLMNDGFQPPKGNGSIVAVLALSDISMVITFFALSRLGYTVMMLSPRLCAEACVALLDNVGCETVIYGNTTGIRATMGDILRKKLVSCRPMLSKSNLDNTEETSVLILHQSRNSEAQFNRTAIILHSSGSTGNPQPVFLSHRALMTHPLRGPGLTSFNSLPWYHLHGLSTALQAMWMRKTAYMWNAALPLTAESVVAALEAARPESVAAVPYMLQLLVDSPRGISALRECHLVTYGGAPCPDELGDCLVGQGVQFGGSFGLTEAGLVAESISRPKSDIAWNYLRFFDNIRPYIWMKPLGVSLYECVYLAGHPALTTSNSNEPPGSFHSRDIFTPHPTIPHRWKYMSRLDDRITLVNGEKVLPLPIEGHIKQHSLVCDAVVVGVGKATPGLLILRADQSTHLSESEYLDAIWSVVEEANARSEKFSQISRDMIVTLPSTSEFPRTDKGSMIRAQVYFQYNDLINDMYMKIEQAADGGLTLDLTGTQSFLMELCCKDLGIHLAGVDSNFFLEGVDSLKAIHLRRLILRHFNIASAKSLGQNVVFEAGSVSGLATYICTLQNGGRVTSEKTTTMMAGLISKYSAFRKHLPRRAISSSGKTVVLTGATGSIGAHTLFELLNDDSVLKIFCLTRRSLPQEAVLQALAEKDLEALPGQKQKITALTCSLDQPNLGLDEHIMSRMQDSVSQIIHTAWPVNFNLPLTQFEPHIRGIYNLIQFSLSVRRPEPAVLIFCSSISAALGSSSAEIQEAPMEDLGSALDMGYGRSKLVGEQITSIARQSGARAFSLRIGQVSGHSKKGLWNDNEALPLMIRSALTVQALPALGQTCSWLPVDMLASTIVELANACAAPNRNYGTNMASNSTTVVAYVDDSIYNVSNPREFSWASLLSSLKRAGFQFDTVSFEQWLKMLRESEARGEESINPAVKLISHYEAMHGENGSQRLCPKRFVTDKAERDSFTLRNAPLRIIEDGILNCYARYWLARWVVRGQRA
- a CDS encoding uncharacterized protein (ID:PFLUO_002247-T1.cds;~source:funannotate), which encodes MLSPLHSLGAGSLILSLLASPVKANQSSAAYQLVERWQAENFLEYFNFHVGQDPTNGYVNYMDQDSAQKAGLVKVTDSGSLYLGVDHTTKLSPDGKGRDSVRIGTKKYYDQSLVIADIAHMPGSICGSWPAFWSVGMEWPQDGEIDIIEGVNLREHNEIVMHTSGTCSLTDQGMTGVVNATGCGEELGPVGCVVEGGKGSYGTSFNRQGGGVYAMEWTAEFLKIWFFPRRSIPSSISSGQPDVTEFGTPMALVQEGCDVANSFKSQSFVFDITFCGDWAGGVFGESGCPMSSSDPVQSCVNYVAQNPSAFQQSYWEINSVKIYQTGVNGPALNSTTTLAPATTRTTAETSVVETHSTPSAHESATAVHSAITTSSTVSAPISATSTHHETIQKAPATTDVKKAPATLYVTNFVTSTKTVCSDARTAKTLPFVTATGAEVANGPTNDQNLKPAGSETTATRVEVVVEPQNTASYGTQSIPAPVATQAHGVGGGRATSNAAPNDHSAPAKDSVDSVTTRKPTEIENLPPANRAPGLLPSSMPSRTSVPLIPHPHASTHGPSSSPTGVSAMFTGAAHKTASNVLGAVIAFVLVLLV